Proteins from one Pseudomonas sp. KBS0710 genomic window:
- a CDS encoding MarR family winged helix-turn-helix transcriptional regulator, whose product MDISSFRGRFTRLNKRLRQEAQNHPETWSQMLVLSAISQMDGMATPSKIAEAENLRSSNLASLLKDLEARDLITRTPDTEDRRRTWIGLSEQGQNVLQASRQRRDEWLAEAVNACLTASECKQLEAAGLLMDKLSHYGRAEER is encoded by the coding sequence ATGGATATTTCATCGTTTCGCGGGCGCTTTACGCGCTTGAACAAACGCCTGCGCCAAGAGGCGCAGAATCATCCCGAAACGTGGTCACAGATGCTGGTGTTGAGTGCCATCAGTCAAATGGACGGCATGGCAACGCCTTCAAAAATTGCCGAGGCGGAGAACTTACGTTCATCCAACCTCGCGTCGCTGTTGAAGGACCTGGAGGCCCGAGACCTGATTACCCGAACGCCTGACACCGAAGATCGCAGACGCACCTGGATCGGTCTATCCGAACAAGGCCAGAACGTCCTGCAGGCAAGCCGTCAGCGCCGCGATGAGTGGCTGGCTGAAGCGGTCAACGCCTGCCTGACGGCCAGCGAGTGCAAGCAATTGGAAGCGGCCGGGCTGCTGATGGACAAACTAAGCCACTATGGCCGCGCCGAGGAACGCTGA
- a CDS encoding cell wall metabolism sensor histidine kinase WalK produces the protein MFEKSRVNDKPLWRWVGLRMSLLAIGAVVVIAICMWINFRLSDRYFLQHLPPAAREELLQLRAEPQLNEKRLRQLVAEYYPVEFFQPDMANRDWLILACLVLAAIPIIIVCGLWFSRPLSSQFSAIAQGARRVAGGDFLTRLPVHRAAPDELQRLISDFNSMTTQLERYERDVRESSAVIAHELRTPLNAAMGRVQGMLDEVFPSDTAQLGMVKRQLDQLRKLVDDLHLLSMARAGRLVLERSDFSLAALVAERLAWFQPQLDEAGVRTQISIADGLRLRADRDRLGQVINILVDNLLRYAAGGGELSVMAHRVDDCMVIEIGDRGPGIEAQHLDSVFDRFWRAERSRARYSGGSGLGLSIARAICQAHGGAITASNRAQGGTLIRAEFPV, from the coding sequence ATGTTTGAGAAATCACGGGTCAACGACAAACCTCTGTGGCGCTGGGTCGGTTTGCGCATGAGCCTGTTGGCGATTGGCGCGGTGGTGGTGATCGCCATTTGCATGTGGATCAACTTCAGGCTGTCGGACCGGTATTTTTTGCAGCACCTGCCGCCAGCGGCGCGCGAAGAGTTGCTGCAGCTGCGCGCCGAGCCGCAGCTCAACGAAAAACGTCTGCGCCAACTGGTTGCCGAATATTATCCGGTGGAATTCTTCCAGCCGGACATGGCCAACCGAGACTGGCTGATTCTGGCTTGCCTGGTGCTGGCGGCTATTCCGATCATCATCGTCTGTGGCTTGTGGTTTTCGCGACCCTTGTCCAGCCAGTTCTCGGCGATTGCCCAGGGCGCGCGGCGGGTCGCCGGCGGTGATTTCCTGACGCGCCTGCCGGTTCACCGCGCCGCACCCGATGAGCTGCAGCGCCTGATCAGCGACTTCAACAGCATGACCACGCAACTGGAGCGCTACGAGCGTGATGTACGCGAGTCCAGCGCGGTCATCGCCCACGAACTGCGCACGCCATTGAACGCTGCCATGGGCCGGGTGCAGGGCATGCTCGATGAGGTGTTCCCCAGCGACACCGCGCAGTTGGGCATGGTCAAGCGTCAGCTTGATCAACTGCGAAAACTGGTGGATGACCTGCACCTGTTGTCGATGGCCCGGGCCGGCCGGTTGGTGCTGGAGCGCAGCGATTTTTCCCTGGCGGCCCTGGTCGCCGAGCGCCTGGCCTGGTTCCAGCCGCAGCTGGATGAGGCCGGCGTGCGCACGCAGATCAGTATTGCCGACGGGCTTCGTCTGCGTGCCGATCGCGATCGCCTGGGCCAGGTGATCAATATCCTGGTGGATAACCTGCTGCGTTACGCGGCCGGGGGAGGCGAATTGAGTGTGATGGCGCATCGTGTCGACGACTGCATGGTGATCGAGATCGGAGATCGAGGCCCTGGGATCGAAGCGCAGCATCTGGACAGTGTGTTTGACCGCTTCTGGCGGGCGGAGCGCTCCAGGGCACGTTACTCGGGCGGCAGCGGGTTAGGCCTGTCCATCGCCCGTGCGATCTGCCAGGCCCACGGCGGAGCCATTACCGCCAGCAACCGCGCCCAGGGGGGCACCCTGATCAGAGCAGAATTTCCAGTGTGA
- the surE gene encoding 5'/3'-nucleotidase SurE, producing MANGQHRFERILLTNDDGIDAPGLKVLERIASQLANEVWVVAPLLDQSGTSHSLSLHAPLRLSYHGIRRFAVTGTPGDCVAVALGHLLNHDKPDLILSGVNRGANLGTETVFSGTIGAAMTGLLFGIPSIALSQAFTDRTAVPWGNALNHGAAVIEHLMAMEWPEDVCLNVNFPSCAPTAVLPLKITRQGRGRLEGVSVRSENDPRGLEYHWLQLERHQGPDEPGTETAENLAGHVTATPLQFERTHATASVMPEKLIEG from the coding sequence ATGGCGAACGGACAACATCGATTTGAACGAATTCTGCTGACCAATGACGATGGCATTGATGCCCCAGGGCTCAAGGTGTTGGAGCGTATCGCCAGCCAATTGGCGAATGAAGTCTGGGTTGTTGCACCGCTGCTTGACCAAAGCGGTACCTCGCATTCATTGAGCCTTCATGCCCCTCTGCGCCTGAGCTACCACGGAATACGCCGGTTTGCGGTCACCGGCACGCCGGGAGACTGCGTTGCTGTGGCGCTCGGGCATTTGCTCAATCACGACAAGCCGGACCTGATTTTATCCGGCGTGAATCGCGGGGCGAACCTGGGAACGGAAACGGTGTTCTCGGGCACCATCGGCGCCGCGATGACGGGACTGTTGTTTGGTATCCCGTCCATTGCGCTGAGCCAGGCGTTTACCGACCGTACCGCTGTGCCTTGGGGAAACGCGCTCAACCACGGGGCCGCCGTTATTGAGCACCTTATGGCGATGGAGTGGCCCGAGGACGTTTGCCTGAACGTGAACTTTCCGAGTTGTGCGCCGACTGCCGTACTGCCCTTGAAAATAACGCGCCAGGGCAGGGGGCGCCTGGAGGGGGTGTCCGTGCGCTCGGAAAATGACCCGCGCGGTCTGGAATACCATTGGCTTCAACTGGAGAGGCATCAAGGGCCAGATGAGCCTGGAACGGAAACGGCTGAAAATCTTGCCGGGCACGTCACCGCAACGCCGTTACAGTTCGAGCGTACACATGCGACGGCGAGCGTGATGCCTGAAAAACTGATTGAAGGATAA
- a CDS encoding response regulator produces MSGKRILIVEDDADSANILEAYLRRDGFEVALAEDGQRGLDLHKSWRPDLILLDVMLPRLSGTEVLSAVRRSSDTPVIMVTAMGDEPEKLGALRYGADDYVVKPYSPREVVARVHAVLRRTMGSQPVEQLLRHENLRVDLVAFTAAIEHRDAPSQLLDLTPTEFKLLVTLLKTPSKAFTRDELLEICLPESEALARVVDTHVHNLRRKLETHGIAGVLVTVRSIGYRFR; encoded by the coding sequence GTGTCAGGAAAACGTATCCTCATCGTCGAAGACGACGCCGACAGCGCCAACATTCTCGAAGCCTATCTGCGCCGGGACGGTTTTGAGGTGGCGCTGGCCGAAGACGGCCAGCGCGGTCTGGACCTGCACAAAAGTTGGCGGCCCGACCTGATTCTGCTCGACGTGATGCTGCCGCGCTTGAGTGGCACCGAGGTGTTATCCGCCGTGCGGCGCAGCAGTGACACGCCCGTGATCATGGTCACGGCCATGGGGGACGAGCCGGAAAAACTCGGCGCCTTGCGCTATGGCGCCGACGACTATGTGGTCAAGCCCTACAGCCCGCGCGAGGTGGTGGCGCGGGTGCACGCGGTGTTGCGGCGCACCATGGGCAGCCAGCCGGTGGAGCAGCTGTTGCGCCATGAAAACCTGCGAGTGGACCTCGTCGCCTTTACCGCGGCCATTGAACATCGCGATGCACCATCGCAACTGCTGGATCTGACGCCCACGGAGTTCAAATTGTTAGTCACCTTGCTGAAGACACCCTCCAAGGCGTTCACCCGTGATGAGCTGCTGGAAATCTGCCTGCCGGAAAGCGAAGCCCTGGCCCGCGTTGTCGACACCCATGTGCACAACCTGCGGCGCAAGCTCGAAACCCATGGCATCGCCGGGGTACTGGTGACGGTGCGCTCCATTGGCTATCGGTTCAGGTAA
- a CDS encoding TIGR00730 family Rossman fold protein: protein MISASPLRSIAVFCGSNHGFNPAYAEGARALGREIARRDVCLVYGGTSKGLMGVLADTVLAEGGEVVGIITQLLYDLGHLYPGLTRHEVTPDMRTRKTRMSECADAFIALPGGLGTFEELFEVATLTQLGEHHKGVACLNIEGFFEPLRSLLNHAASEGFMKTEHSEMVVFDTDPVALIDALERWQAPTVTKWIGAQ from the coding sequence ATGATTAGCGCTTCTCCGCTGCGCAGCATTGCCGTGTTCTGCGGCTCCAACCACGGCTTTAACCCAGCCTATGCCGAAGGCGCCCGGGCGTTGGGCCGAGAGATCGCCAGGCGCGATGTGTGTTTGGTGTATGGCGGCACAAGCAAAGGCTTGATGGGTGTGCTGGCCGACACCGTGCTCGCCGAGGGGGGTGAAGTTGTAGGCATCATCACCCAACTGTTGTACGACCTCGGGCACCTGTACCCAGGCCTGACCCGGCATGAAGTGACACCCGACATGCGCACTCGCAAGACCCGCATGAGCGAATGCGCGGACGCGTTCATTGCCCTGCCCGGTGGCTTGGGAACCTTTGAAGAATTGTTCGAGGTGGCCACGCTGACGCAGCTCGGCGAACACCACAAAGGCGTCGCGTGCTTGAACATAGAGGGCTTTTTCGAACCGCTGCGCAGCCTGCTCAATCATGCGGCGAGTGAGGGCTTCATGAAGACCGAACACAGCGAGATGGTGGTGTTCGATACCGACCCGGTGGCGCTGATCGATGCGCTTGAACGATGGCAGGCGCCGACCGTGACGAAATGGATCGGCGCTCAGTGA